The Petropleomorpha daqingensis genome includes a window with the following:
- a CDS encoding DinB family protein, giving the protein MTDAAKADLAAYLQRGREDLLWKLSGASEFDVRRPLTPTGTNLLGLVKHVASVESGYLGEVFGRPFAEPLPWLDDDAEPNADMWATAEESREQLVALYHRVWAHSDATIEALDLAATGTVPWWPEERRHPTLHRVLVHVIAETHRHAGHADVVRELADGAVGLRQTNDNLARIDWPEHVQRLQETADRFRGQAGETT; this is encoded by the coding sequence ATGACCGATGCCGCGAAGGCCGATCTCGCCGCCTACCTCCAGCGCGGGAGGGAGGACCTGCTCTGGAAGCTCTCCGGCGCCTCGGAGTTCGACGTCCGCCGCCCGCTCACGCCGACCGGCACCAACCTGCTCGGCCTGGTCAAGCACGTCGCGAGCGTCGAATCGGGCTACCTGGGCGAGGTCTTCGGCCGGCCCTTCGCCGAGCCGCTGCCGTGGCTGGACGACGACGCCGAGCCGAACGCCGACATGTGGGCGACCGCCGAGGAGAGCCGCGAGCAGCTCGTGGCGCTCTACCACCGCGTGTGGGCGCACTCCGACGCGACGATCGAGGCGCTCGACCTGGCCGCGACCGGCACGGTGCCGTGGTGGCCCGAGGAGCGCCGGCACCCGACCCTGCACCGGGTGCTGGTGCACGTGATCGCCGAGACGCACCGCCACGCCGGGCACGCCGACGTCGTCCGCGAGCTCGCCGACGGCGCGGTCGGGCTGCGGCAGACCAACGACAACCTGGCGCGGATCGACTGGCCGGAGCACGTGCAGCGCCTGCAGGAGACGGCCGACCGCTTCCGCGGACAGGCGGGCGAAACCACCTGA
- a CDS encoding PP2C family protein-serine/threonine phosphatase — MAAQIGVLVVLLAGVFGLLQLNNQPGIGISIYGLLPIVLAVFWFGLPGGLLTAAVALGNFVLDQAMSPAPDFNGTSMGWAIVNRGLLFFGVPVLVTVLLNRERRMARQIEEQRAELAELEALRAALTPAVVPTTPGLDVATAFVPAEGEVAGDFFLVVGGPSGATTIVVGDVVGHGLAAARGAAFLRATMATFAHFTGDPGELLRLADTALRESTGDGASFVTAVCLTIGGTPEPEVRWATAGHPAPWVLDTGESLATGAATTPLGVGPVEPAAPVSRAPLGSGVLVFTDGLTEGRPVRRPPGTPVALFGEARAKQIVRDLAGAPAKDVVAGLVSAVTGFARGPLADDLCLVAVRPD, encoded by the coding sequence GTGGCCGCGCAGATCGGCGTCCTCGTCGTCCTGCTGGCGGGCGTCTTCGGCCTGCTGCAGCTGAACAACCAGCCGGGGATCGGCATCTCGATCTACGGGCTGCTACCGATCGTGCTGGCCGTGTTCTGGTTCGGCCTGCCCGGCGGCCTGCTGACGGCCGCGGTCGCCCTCGGGAACTTCGTGCTCGACCAGGCCATGTCGCCGGCGCCGGACTTCAACGGGACGAGCATGGGCTGGGCGATCGTCAACCGCGGGCTGCTGTTCTTCGGCGTCCCGGTCCTGGTGACCGTGCTGCTCAACCGGGAGCGCCGGATGGCCCGGCAGATCGAGGAGCAGCGGGCGGAGCTGGCCGAGCTCGAGGCGCTGCGGGCCGCGCTCACCCCGGCCGTCGTCCCGACCACGCCCGGGCTGGACGTGGCGACCGCGTTCGTGCCCGCCGAGGGCGAGGTCGCCGGCGACTTCTTCCTCGTCGTGGGGGGACCGTCCGGCGCGACCACGATCGTCGTGGGGGACGTCGTCGGGCACGGGCTCGCGGCCGCCCGGGGCGCCGCCTTCCTCCGCGCGACCATGGCGACGTTCGCCCACTTCACCGGCGATCCCGGGGAGCTGCTGCGGCTGGCCGACACCGCGCTCCGGGAGAGCACCGGCGACGGGGCGTCGTTCGTCACCGCGGTGTGCCTGACCATCGGCGGGACGCCGGAGCCCGAGGTCCGCTGGGCCACCGCCGGCCACCCCGCGCCCTGGGTGCTCGACACCGGGGAGTCGCTCGCCACGGGGGCGGCGACGACGCCGCTGGGCGTGGGGCCCGTCGAGCCGGCCGCGCCCGTCAGCCGGGCACCGCTGGGCAGCGGCGTCCTCGTGTTCACCGACGGCCTGACCGAGGGGCGTCCGGTCCGGCGCCCGCCGGGGACCCCGGTCGCGCTGTTCGGCGAGGCGCGGGCCAAGCAGATCGTCCGGGACCTCGCCGGCGCGCCGGCCAAGGACGTCGTCGCCGGGCTGGTCTCCGCCGTCACCGGCTTCGCCCGCGGGCCGCTCGCCGACGACCTCTGCCTGGTCGCCGTCCGCCCCGACTGA
- a CDS encoding serine/threonine-protein kinase, with protein sequence MVVATATPYRRPPGGEREARVVDEETPSAEGLTTVVGTRRVHPMEPGDPVAIGPYTVLCRLPRGGQGADVFVAKSDDESAQLVVIKCLPADAGELTRRRFAREVENAARIVSPRVARIVGQDLEAKSPYYVQEYVQGLPLDEWLAQRERVGLNAEELRRIAIGLLRALRDVHAAKVVHRDVKPSNIIINDKGLWLVDFGISRYLGTEHPDGTVTSAINGFGSKLFASPEQLQGLPLTEASDVYSWGMVIAYAAGAKHPVDPDDELSPADYWIELKAGRIDLAPVPHNLLDSVTRALRFNPERRPSLSELARDVEQSTRWLGQTSEIPSPRTALGDFRSLDAVLDVVRYQLARVERAVADTQTGYAAAIGVAVVLGVITGLVLAVLFHVIFG encoded by the coding sequence ATGGTGGTCGCGACCGCGACGCCCTACCGTCGGCCTCCCGGTGGCGAACGGGAGGCGCGCGTGGTGGACGAGGAGACCCCCTCCGCCGAGGGGCTGACCACCGTCGTCGGCACCCGCCGTGTGCACCCGATGGAGCCCGGCGACCCGGTGGCGATCGGCCCGTACACGGTGCTGTGCCGGCTGCCGCGCGGCGGGCAGGGGGCCGACGTCTTCGTCGCGAAGTCCGACGACGAGTCCGCGCAGCTCGTCGTCATCAAGTGCCTGCCGGCCGACGCCGGGGAGCTGACCCGCCGGCGGTTCGCCCGCGAGGTGGAGAACGCGGCACGGATCGTCAGCCCGCGGGTGGCGCGGATCGTCGGCCAGGACCTCGAGGCGAAGAGCCCCTACTACGTGCAGGAGTACGTGCAGGGTCTGCCGCTCGACGAGTGGCTGGCCCAGCGCGAGCGGGTCGGGCTCAACGCCGAGGAGCTGCGCCGGATCGCGATCGGGCTGCTCCGCGCGCTGCGCGACGTGCACGCGGCCAAGGTCGTCCACCGCGACGTGAAGCCGAGCAACATCATCATCAACGACAAGGGCCTGTGGCTGGTCGACTTCGGGATCAGCCGCTACCTCGGCACCGAGCACCCCGACGGCACGGTGACCTCGGCGATCAACGGCTTCGGCTCGAAGCTGTTCGCCAGCCCCGAGCAGCTGCAGGGCCTGCCGCTCACCGAGGCCAGCGACGTCTACAGCTGGGGCATGGTGATCGCCTACGCGGCGGGCGCCAAGCACCCGGTCGACCCGGACGACGAGCTCTCCCCCGCCGACTACTGGATCGAGCTCAAGGCCGGGCGGATCGACCTCGCACCGGTGCCGCACAACCTGCTCGACAGCGTCACCCGCGCGCTGCGGTTCAACCCCGAGCGCCGGCCGTCGCTGTCGGAGCTGGCCCGCGACGTCGAGCAGAGCACCCGGTGGCTCGGCCAGACCTCGGAGATCCCGTCCCCACGGACGGCGCTGGGCGACTTCCGCTCCCTCGACGCGGTGCTCGATGTCGTCCGCTACCAGCTGGCCCGGGTGGAGCGAGCGGTCGCGGACACCCAGACCGGCTACGCGGCCGCGATCGGCGTCGCCGTCGTCCTCGGCGTGATCACCGGCCTGGTGCTCGCCGTCCTGTTCCACGTCATCTTCGGATAG
- a CDS encoding MGH1-like glycoside hydrolase domain-containing protein: MSVAPPGPQDAVAPRTAEHARLVESSDMAAPWRSWGPYLAGRQWGTVREDYSEDGDVWGSFPFDHAHARAYRWGEDGLGGICDRWGFLNFSVALWNGKDPILKERLFGLTNDEGNHGEDAKEYWWAVDGTPTHSWMQWLYRYPHAEFPYQQLREENAKRSRDEREYELADTGVLDEDRFFDVQVTYAKAGPEDVCIVVSATNHGPEAAPLHLLPQVWFRNTWSWGREHRQGMITQLLAPMLTVSGLEAVEAEHGFLGRYVLAAEGSPRVLSCDNETNAVALFGADRNASPYPKDAINRCVVHDDRTAVNPADSGTKAAFWYRWDAVQPGETVEVRLRLHREDPDDETFGDGFDDVLAVRKAEADEFYGTVIHPGLSEEDRHVARRAYAGLLWTKQLYRLDVSQWLDGDPGSPAPESRRQRGRRNSGWRHLALADVISMPDEWEYPWFAAWDTAFHCIPLAHVDPDFAKEQLVLMCREWAMHPNGQLPAYEWAFGDVNPPVHAWAAWHVYRIDGYRDQAFLVRVFTKLLMNFSWWVNRKDAAGSNLFEGGFLGMDNIALFDRSAPLPPGYRLEQSDATSWMAFYCQQMFKIALELSRFDQAWDGTATKFFEHFLSIAQAMNTFGSHEVSLWHEEDGFFYDSLVAPDGTARPLRVRSMVGLLPILGATEVPTWIGRDLPDLANQLRWLQRRRPQLLGPLRSRSTPDGRKMLLSLVSKERLARLLQRMFDEGEFLSPYGIRSLSKATGQVVARLGDREFGIEYEPGESRTGLFGGNSNWRGPVWFPVNVLLADKLRTLGRFYDDDFTIEIPTGSGNRCTLVEAADLIDNSLTALFRPVDGKRPADGKRIESSDSPLWRSHPTFSEYFDGDTGEGLGAAHQTGWTALVAHLLNPRLPPDPRFT; this comes from the coding sequence GTGTCTGTCGCACCACCCGGTCCCCAGGACGCCGTCGCGCCGCGCACGGCTGAGCACGCCCGCCTCGTCGAGTCCTCCGACATGGCCGCGCCGTGGCGGTCGTGGGGCCCCTACCTGGCCGGCCGCCAGTGGGGCACGGTCCGCGAGGACTACTCCGAGGACGGCGACGTCTGGGGCTCCTTCCCGTTCGACCACGCGCACGCCCGCGCCTACCGGTGGGGCGAGGACGGCCTCGGCGGGATCTGCGACCGCTGGGGCTTCCTCAACTTCTCCGTGGCGCTCTGGAACGGCAAGGACCCGATCCTCAAGGAGCGGCTGTTCGGGCTGACCAACGACGAGGGCAACCACGGCGAGGACGCCAAGGAGTACTGGTGGGCCGTCGACGGCACACCGACGCACTCCTGGATGCAGTGGCTGTACCGGTATCCGCACGCGGAGTTCCCCTACCAGCAGCTGCGGGAGGAGAACGCCAAGCGCTCGCGCGACGAGCGCGAGTACGAGCTGGCCGACACCGGCGTCCTCGACGAGGACCGGTTCTTCGACGTCCAGGTCACCTACGCCAAGGCCGGCCCCGAAGACGTCTGCATCGTCGTCAGCGCGACCAACCACGGGCCCGAGGCCGCGCCGCTGCACCTGCTGCCGCAGGTGTGGTTCCGCAACACGTGGTCGTGGGGTCGGGAGCACCGGCAGGGCATGATCACCCAGCTCCTCGCGCCGATGCTCACCGTGAGCGGGCTCGAGGCGGTGGAGGCCGAGCACGGGTTCCTCGGCCGGTACGTCCTGGCCGCGGAGGGCTCACCGCGCGTGCTGAGCTGCGACAACGAGACCAACGCCGTGGCGCTGTTCGGGGCCGACCGCAACGCCAGCCCGTACCCGAAGGACGCCATCAACCGCTGCGTCGTCCACGACGACCGGACGGCGGTCAACCCGGCGGACTCCGGCACCAAGGCCGCGTTCTGGTACCGCTGGGACGCCGTGCAGCCGGGGGAGACCGTCGAGGTGCGGCTGCGGCTGCACCGCGAGGACCCGGACGACGAGACCTTCGGCGACGGCTTCGACGACGTGCTCGCCGTCCGCAAGGCCGAGGCCGACGAGTTCTACGGGACCGTCATCCACCCCGGGCTGTCCGAGGAGGACCGGCACGTCGCCCGCCGCGCCTACGCCGGCCTGCTGTGGACCAAGCAGCTCTACCGGCTCGACGTCTCCCAGTGGCTCGACGGCGACCCCGGCTCGCCCGCCCCGGAGTCCCGCCGGCAGCGGGGACGGCGCAACAGCGGCTGGCGGCACCTCGCGCTGGCCGACGTCATCTCCATGCCGGACGAGTGGGAGTACCCCTGGTTCGCCGCGTGGGACACCGCGTTCCACTGCATCCCGCTGGCGCACGTCGACCCGGACTTCGCCAAGGAGCAGCTGGTCCTCATGTGCCGCGAGTGGGCGATGCACCCCAACGGCCAGCTGCCCGCGTACGAGTGGGCGTTCGGCGACGTCAACCCGCCGGTGCACGCCTGGGCGGCCTGGCACGTCTACCGGATCGACGGCTATCGCGACCAGGCGTTCCTGGTCCGGGTGTTCACCAAGCTGCTCATGAACTTCTCGTGGTGGGTCAACCGCAAGGACGCCGCCGGGTCGAACCTGTTCGAGGGCGGCTTCCTCGGCATGGACAACATCGCGCTGTTCGACCGCTCGGCCCCGCTGCCGCCCGGCTACCGGCTGGAGCAGTCGGACGCGACCAGCTGGATGGCCTTCTACTGCCAGCAGATGTTCAAGATCGCGCTCGAGCTGTCCCGGTTCGACCAGGCCTGGGACGGCACGGCGACCAAGTTCTTCGAGCACTTCCTGTCCATCGCCCAGGCGATGAACACCTTCGGCTCGCACGAGGTGTCGCTCTGGCACGAGGAGGACGGCTTCTTCTACGACAGCCTGGTCGCCCCCGACGGGACGGCGCGGCCGCTGCGCGTGCGGTCGATGGTCGGGCTGCTGCCGATCCTCGGCGCCACCGAGGTGCCCACCTGGATCGGCCGCGACCTGCCCGACCTGGCCAACCAGCTGCGCTGGCTGCAGCGCCGCCGTCCGCAGCTGCTGGGCCCGCTGCGCAGCCGGTCGACACCGGACGGGCGCAAGATGCTGCTCTCCCTGGTGTCCAAGGAACGGCTGGCGCGCCTCCTGCAGCGGATGTTCGACGAGGGCGAGTTCCTCTCGCCGTACGGGATCCGGTCGCTGTCGAAGGCCACCGGCCAGGTGGTTGCCCGGTTGGGCGACCGCGAGTTCGGCATCGAGTACGAGCCGGGGGAGTCGCGCACAGGCCTGTTCGGCGGCAACTCCAACTGGCGCGGGCCGGTCTGGTTCCCGGTGAACGTGCTGCTCGCCGACAAGCTGCGCACGCTGGGCCGGTTCTACGACGACGACTTCACCATCGAGATCCCGACCGGGTCGGGCAACCGCTGCACGCTGGTCGAGGCCGCGGACCTGATCGACAACTCGCTGACCGCGCTTTTCCGTCCGGTGGACGGCAAGCGTCCGGCCGACGGCAAGCGCATCGAGTCCAGCGACTCGCCGCTGTGGCGCTCGCACCCCACGTTCAGCGAGTACTTCGACGGCGACACCGGCGAGGGTCTGGGTGCCGCGCACCAGACCGGCTGGACGGCGCTGGTCGCGCACCTCCTCAACCCGCGGCTGCCTCCCGACCCCCGCTTCACCTGA
- a CDS encoding dual specificity protein phosphatase family protein, with translation MAGALVGAAVGDALAAPFAGAPPGEFSRRFPVPARGSRTEMCGADPGRFTSAFTRTLEALIDEEFTFPDQLCGALAGEPVEPVGSDFADVLRRAIDGQRDAMTAGALAGAVFGMAGIPMRWSSVVHGEAAGRSWRLDDLQELAATLDGHPTPPYDPGHIPRLGPTEVLPGIWAGNLDGARYSDSSFAVISLCRLGEPFGHQVQRMAYLADNDHNTELDVVLEDVLADMAALRAEGRRILVHCHGGASRTGLVLRAWLRRTEGLSTDEATEVVAGRWPYLGLWNASFTAALERLA, from the coding sequence GTGGCCGGTGCGCTCGTGGGCGCGGCGGTCGGGGACGCGCTGGCGGCGCCGTTCGCCGGGGCGCCGCCGGGTGAGTTCTCCCGCCGGTTCCCGGTACCGGCCCGTGGATCGCGCACCGAGATGTGCGGCGCCGACCCCGGCCGGTTCACGTCGGCCTTCACCCGCACCCTCGAAGCGCTGATCGACGAGGAGTTCACCTTCCCCGACCAGCTCTGCGGGGCCCTCGCCGGCGAACCGGTCGAACCGGTCGGCAGCGACTTCGCCGACGTGCTGCGGCGGGCGATCGACGGGCAGCGGGACGCGATGACCGCCGGCGCGCTGGCCGGGGCCGTGTTCGGCATGGCCGGCATCCCGATGCGCTGGTCGTCCGTCGTCCACGGGGAGGCGGCCGGCCGTAGCTGGCGGCTGGACGACCTGCAGGAGCTGGCCGCGACCCTCGACGGGCACCCGACGCCGCCGTACGACCCCGGGCACATCCCGCGGCTCGGGCCGACCGAGGTGCTGCCCGGCATCTGGGCCGGCAACCTCGACGGCGCTCGGTACAGCGACAGCAGCTTCGCGGTCATCTCGCTGTGCCGCCTGGGCGAACCGTTCGGCCACCAGGTGCAGCGCATGGCGTATCTCGCCGACAACGACCACAACACCGAGCTCGACGTCGTCCTCGAGGACGTGCTCGCCGACATGGCGGCGCTGCGCGCGGAGGGACGGCGGATCCTCGTGCACTGCCACGGCGGCGCGTCCCGGACCGGGCTGGTCCTGCGCGCGTGGCTGCGCCGCACCGAGGGCCTGTCCACCGACGAGGCGACGGAGGTCGTGGCCGGGCGGTGGCCCTATCTCGGTCTCTGGAACGCCAGCTTCACCGCCGCGCTGGAGCGGCTGGCCTAA
- a CDS encoding discoidin domain-containing protein produces MDETELRLQELLDLYSRGALSEQDYVQARAQVLAGARTDVHPVDPRPPTQPVGYGPPPAPRPGPGHRTRSVVIVASAAVLLVALVAGGLLWLRSQGTSGSPQEAARTAAAGKKLEEGTPTSARGPETALHPDTALAQCVSQPSQDAAGHPTSYEPALVLDGRPDTAWRCDGDGVGQTLEIRFGQAHDVDRVGLIPGFAKTDPADATDRYAQDRRIAAVQYTFDDGSTAVQRFDTDPADRSLQSMQVPRVHTARIDITILQSVPGATVNGQPAVDKVAVSEVAFSGPAG; encoded by the coding sequence ATGGACGAGACCGAGCTGCGCCTCCAGGAGCTGCTCGATCTGTACTCGCGCGGCGCCCTCAGCGAGCAGGACTACGTGCAGGCCCGGGCGCAGGTACTCGCCGGCGCCCGCACGGACGTACACCCGGTCGACCCGCGGCCGCCGACGCAGCCGGTGGGCTACGGACCGCCGCCGGCTCCGCGACCGGGGCCGGGTCACCGCACGCGGTCGGTGGTGATCGTGGCGTCGGCGGCGGTGCTGCTCGTCGCCCTCGTCGCCGGTGGTCTCCTCTGGCTGCGCTCGCAGGGCACGTCCGGAAGCCCCCAGGAGGCCGCGCGGACCGCGGCGGCGGGCAAGAAGCTGGAGGAGGGCACCCCGACCAGCGCGCGGGGTCCCGAGACGGCGCTGCACCCCGACACCGCGCTGGCCCAGTGCGTGTCCCAGCCCAGCCAGGACGCCGCCGGCCATCCGACCAGCTACGAGCCCGCCCTGGTCCTGGACGGCCGACCCGACACCGCCTGGCGCTGCGACGGCGACGGCGTCGGGCAGACCCTGGAGATCCGGTTCGGCCAGGCGCACGACGTCGACCGGGTCGGTCTGATCCCCGGGTTCGCGAAGACCGACCCCGCCGACGCCACCGACCGCTACGCGCAGGACCGCCGGATCGCCGCCGTCCAGTACACGTTCGACGACGGCAGCACCGCGGTCCAGCGGTTCGACACCGATCCGGCCGACCGGTCGCTGCAGTCGATGCAGGTGCCCCGTGTGCACACCGCGCGGATCGACATCACGATCCTGCAGAGCGTGCCCGGGGCCACGGTCAACGGTCAGCCCGCCGTGGACAAGGTCGCCGTCTCGGAGGTCGCCTTCTCCGGCCCGGCCGGTTAG
- a CDS encoding C40 family peptidase produces the protein MTTARTTLSRRLTGSALALFAGTGILLTPAVAQASAAAPTAATATAAPAPTAAAQQAVDTAMAQQGKPYSYGAAGPDSFDCSGLTQYAWGSAGVSLPHSSSQQSQLGTPVDRASLQPGDLVFFYSPVSHVGIYIGNNQVVHAPTEGDVVKVSDIDAIGNYNSARRVG, from the coding sequence ATGACGACTGCCCGCACCACCCTGTCCCGTCGTCTCACCGGTTCGGCTCTGGCACTCTTCGCCGGCACCGGGATCCTGCTCACCCCGGCGGTCGCGCAGGCGTCGGCTGCCGCACCCACGGCCGCGACGGCGACCGCCGCGCCGGCCCCCACGGCCGCCGCGCAGCAGGCCGTCGACACCGCGATGGCCCAGCAGGGCAAGCCGTACTCCTACGGCGCCGCCGGCCCCGACTCGTTCGACTGCTCCGGGCTGACCCAGTACGCGTGGGGCTCGGCGGGGGTCTCGCTGCCGCACTCGTCCAGCCAGCAGTCGCAGCTCGGGACGCCGGTCGACCGCGCGAGTCTGCAGCCCGGTGACCTGGTGTTCTTCTACTCCCCGGTGAGCCACGTCGGGATCTACATCGGCAACAACCAGGTGGTGCACGCGCCTACCGAGGGCGACGTCGTCAAGGTCAGCGACATCGACGCGATCGGCAACTACAACTCCGCGCGCCGGGTGGGCTGA
- a CDS encoding DHA2 family efflux MFS transporter permease subunit, giving the protein MARRWWVLGALILSVILVGLDSTILNVALPTLAADLGASTAQLQWIVDAFVLVLAGLLLPAGALADRVGRRPVLVGGIVVFTLGSLAAAYSGTATWLIVARAVMGAGAAVILTVPLAVLPSIFDADERPKAIAGVTVALGLGLPLGPIVGGWLLAHVWWGAVFLINVPLGVLAAIGVTVLLPPSRESSPAPVDVPGAVLSTLGLVGVVYAVVEAPSRGWTSAPVLVSGTVGLALLAGFVAWERRTAAPMVDLALLRRPRFTWGTVAATTAMFAMLGLLFVVPLYLQSVRGFDPLGTGLRLLPVILGLVVGAKVAERLTVRLGARIPVVTGLLVIAAGLGWGATLEVGTAYGVLAGWLALTGAGLGLTITPAMDAVLGEIPEEHRGSGTALTMALRQVGGALGVAVLGSLASAAYTGRLDVSGLPAEAAGAAQDSVAGGMAVARALGSPALAAEVGGAYVHAMTVVLLTTAGLALAGAVLAALRLPARGAAPVPEREPVTIAA; this is encoded by the coding sequence ATGGCGCGTCGCTGGTGGGTCCTCGGGGCCCTGATCCTCTCCGTGATCCTGGTCGGGCTGGACTCGACGATCCTCAACGTCGCGCTGCCCACGCTCGCCGCCGACCTCGGCGCGAGCACCGCGCAGCTGCAGTGGATCGTCGACGCGTTCGTCCTCGTGCTCGCCGGGCTGCTGCTGCCGGCCGGCGCGCTCGCCGACCGGGTCGGCCGCCGGCCGGTGCTGGTCGGCGGCATCGTCGTCTTCACGCTGGGCTCGCTGGCCGCGGCCTACTCCGGGACGGCGACCTGGCTGATCGTCGCCCGCGCGGTCATGGGCGCCGGCGCCGCGGTGATCCTGACCGTGCCGCTGGCCGTGCTGCCCTCGATCTTCGACGCCGACGAGCGGCCCAAGGCGATCGCGGGTGTCACCGTCGCGCTCGGGCTCGGCCTGCCGCTCGGCCCGATCGTCGGCGGCTGGCTGCTCGCGCACGTGTGGTGGGGCGCGGTCTTCCTGATCAACGTGCCGCTCGGCGTGCTCGCCGCGATCGGCGTCACCGTCCTGCTCCCGCCGTCGCGGGAGTCCTCCCCCGCTCCGGTCGACGTGCCGGGCGCGGTCCTCTCGACGCTCGGGCTCGTGGGCGTCGTCTACGCCGTGGTCGAGGCGCCGAGTCGAGGCTGGACCAGCGCGCCGGTGCTGGTCAGCGGAACTGTCGGGCTCGCGCTGCTGGCCGGGTTCGTCGCCTGGGAGCGGCGGACGGCCGCGCCCATGGTCGACCTCGCCCTGCTGCGCCGCCCGCGGTTCACCTGGGGCACGGTCGCCGCGACCACCGCCATGTTCGCGATGCTCGGCCTGCTGTTCGTCGTCCCGCTCTACCTGCAGTCGGTGCGCGGCTTCGACCCGCTCGGCACCGGGCTGCGCCTGCTGCCGGTGATCCTCGGCCTCGTCGTCGGCGCCAAGGTCGCCGAGCGGCTGACCGTCCGGCTCGGCGCGCGCATCCCGGTGGTCACCGGTCTGCTCGTCATTGCCGCAGGGCTCGGCTGGGGTGCCACCCTCGAGGTCGGGACGGCGTACGGCGTGCTCGCCGGCTGGCTGGCGCTCACCGGGGCCGGCCTCGGGCTGACCATCACCCCGGCCATGGACGCCGTCCTCGGCGAGATCCCGGAGGAGCACCGCGGCTCGGGCACCGCGCTGACCATGGCACTGCGGCAGGTCGGTGGCGCGCTCGGCGTCGCCGTCCTCGGCAGCCTGGCGAGCGCCGCCTACACCGGCCGGCTCGACGTGAGCGGGCTCCCGGCGGAGGCGGCCGGGGCGGCGCAGGACTCCGTGGCCGGCGGCATGGCCGTGGCCCGCGCACTCGGCAGCCCGGCGCTGGCGGCCGAGGTGGGCGGCGCGTACGTGCACGCGATGACCGTCGTCCTGCTGACGACGGCGGGGCTGGCCTTGGCCGGCGCGGTGCTCGCCGCGCTGCGGCTGCCCGCCCGGGGCGCTGCTCCGGTTCCCGAGCGGGAACCGGTCACAATCGCCGCATGA
- a CDS encoding TetR family transcriptional regulator, translated as MSEGLRERKKAKTRWAIQEQALRLFGEQGYAATTVDQIAAAAEISPSTFFRYFATKEDVVVQDVYDDLFVEAFRAAGATPDPIATLRQAVAGAFREMPADELARSGQRSALVLAEPALRSRSVDNLVAVAGRCRTALAESTGRADDDPGVTALVGAFVGVLLSVAVSVAEAGNLDGLFSRMDAALARLEGVDWFGA; from the coding sequence ATGAGCGAGGGGCTGCGCGAGCGGAAGAAGGCGAAGACCCGCTGGGCGATCCAGGAGCAGGCCCTGCGGCTGTTCGGCGAGCAGGGCTACGCGGCGACGACGGTCGACCAGATCGCCGCCGCCGCGGAGATCTCGCCGTCCACCTTCTTCCGCTACTTCGCCACCAAGGAGGACGTCGTCGTCCAGGACGTGTACGACGACCTCTTCGTCGAGGCCTTCCGTGCCGCCGGGGCGACGCCGGACCCGATCGCCACGCTGCGCCAGGCCGTCGCCGGGGCCTTTCGGGAGATGCCCGCCGACGAGCTGGCCCGAAGCGGGCAGCGGTCCGCGCTGGTGCTCGCCGAGCCGGCGCTGCGGTCGCGGTCGGTGGACAACCTCGTCGCCGTCGCCGGGCGGTGCCGGACCGCGCTGGCCGAGAGCACCGGCCGCGCCGACGACGACCCGGGCGTCACAGCGCTGGTCGGCGCCTTCGTCGGCGTCCTGCTCTCGGTCGCGGTCAGCGTGGCCGAGGCCGGGAACCTGGACGGTCTGTTCTCGCGCATGGACGCCGCCCTGGCCCGGCTGGAGGGCGTCGACTGGTTCGGCGCGTGA
- a CDS encoding DUF1275 family protein, producing MSASSWFASPRHGPLPALLLLLTLGTGLVDAVSILALGRVFVANMTGNIVFIGFALAGAPGFSLAAALVALAGFLVGAGVAGPLIGLLHHHRGRVLAVVTTAETALLGAALIVAALTAEPFGAAPRNLIAGLAAVALGMQNTAARELAVPDATTTVLTMTLTGVAADLRERNVPVLLRRVFAVAAMLLGGLVGALLVLNLSAAAALAPAVVLVAAVSLAAWLVSRRPAPWHERGR from the coding sequence GTGAGCGCCTCGTCCTGGTTCGCCTCGCCGCGGCACGGGCCGTTGCCGGCGTTGCTGCTCCTGCTCACTCTGGGCACGGGGCTCGTCGACGCGGTGAGCATCCTGGCGCTGGGCCGGGTGTTCGTGGCCAACATGACCGGCAACATCGTGTTCATCGGGTTCGCGCTGGCCGGAGCGCCGGGGTTCTCCCTCGCCGCCGCGCTGGTCGCGCTGGCCGGCTTCCTGGTCGGGGCCGGGGTGGCCGGGCCGCTGATCGGGCTTCTGCACCATCACCGGGGCCGGGTCCTGGCGGTCGTGACGACGGCGGAGACGGCCCTGCTGGGGGCGGCCTTGATCGTCGCGGCGCTCACCGCCGAGCCGTTCGGCGCCGCCCCGCGGAACCTGATCGCCGGGCTGGCCGCGGTCGCGCTCGGGATGCAGAACACCGCCGCCCGGGAGCTCGCCGTCCCCGACGCGACGACGACGGTCCTGACGATGACGCTGACCGGGGTCGCCGCCGATCTCCGCGAGCGCAATGTGCCGGTGCTCCTGCGCCGCGTGTTCGCGGTGGCCGCGATGCTGCTCGGAGGGTTGGTCGGAGCGCTGCTCGTGCTGAACCTGAGCGCCGCCGCGGCCCTGGCCCCGGCCGTCGTCCTGGTGGCCGCCGTCAGCCTGGCCGCGTGGCTGGTCAGCCGCCGGCCGGCCCCGTGGCACGAGCGCGGCCGGTGA